CGGTCCGAGCAGTGATCGTTTGAGCTCGCGACTCGTATGGCGTCGAGGAGGAACGCGGTTACCTCGGCCGAGGGTGTCCGTGCCGTGAAGCACGTACGGCGAAGCATGTATCTCCTGGTCAGACACACGTGTCACAGGGCTTTGGCCCATCACCTGCGGCGCCGACAGACAGGAGCCAGTGGGAAGTGGTGCGGTGGCGGGGGTCATGGCGCGGAGACGGCCAAGGGGTGGCCAACAGGCGGTAAGTCCTCCGGCTCAGGGTGAGGAGGGCATGGCAGGGTCTGGCGGCAACAGGAGGCGGACATCTCGGCGGGGGTGGCCGCGCTCGGACACGTTATCCACAGGGCGGGATTCGGGGCCGACGGCGGTTGTGTGGATGAGGGAAGGTCGGGGCCGGAGGTGGTCCTATGGCCGAGATACATGAGCTGGGAAAACACGGCGAGCGGCTCGCCGTCGACTTTCTCACGGCGGCAGGATTGAAGATCCTGGAGCGGAACTGGCGGTGCGACGGCGGCGAGATCGACATCCTCGCCAGCGAGGGGTCGGTGCTCGTCGTCGTCGAGGTGAAGACCCGCTCAGGCCGCAGTCACGGCACGGCATTCGAGTCGGTGACCCGCGCCAAGTTCGGCCGGCTGCGCGCGCTGGCCGGCAAATGGCTGAGCACCCAGAGCCGATGGTTCTCCGCCATCCGCATCGACGTGGTCGCCATCGAGCGTTTCGCGGGCGAGTTCGTGCTGCGCCACGAGCGGGGGGTGTCCTGAAGATGGCCGTCGCACGCACCCGTTCGGTGGCCCTGGTCGGCGTCAGCGGCCATGTCGTCGAGGTGGAAGCCGATGTCGGCCACGGCCTGGCCGGCGTCAGCCTCATCGGCATGCTCGACACCGCGCTGAGCGAGGCCCGTGACCGCGTCCGGTCGGCCGTCGTCAACAGCAGATACCCGTGGCCTGACGCTCGGGTCACCATCAGTCTGTTCCCGGCGAGCCTCCCCAAGCGGGGAAGCATCTTCGACCTCGCCATAGCAGTGGCCCTCATCGGTGCCGCCGGCCTCGTCCCCCGCCGCCACCTCTCCCAGCCGTTCTTCATAGGCGAGCTGGGGCTGGACGGCACACTCCGGCCGGTGCGCGGCGTTCTCCCCGCCGTGGTGGCCGCCGCCGAGGCGGGGGCCCGCACCGTCGTCGTCCCCATGGCCAACGCCGCCGAGGCGGCCCTCGTCCCGGACGTCCGCGTGATCCCGGTCCCGACCCTCGCCGAGCTGATCGAGTCCATGCGCACCTCGGACCCCGCGCGCCTCACCTCCCTCGACGGCATCCCCGACCCCTTGCCTCTGCCGCCGCAGGCCTTCCAACCGGCCACGCCTGCGGCACCTGCCTCCGACCAGATCGCTCGCCCTCCCGATCTCGCCGATGTCGCGGGCCAGGCGGTGGCCCGCCGCGCACTTGAGGTCTGCGCCGCGGGTGGCCACAACCTGTGGATGCTCGGCCAGCCCGGCACAGGAAAGACCATGTTGGCCGAACGTCTCCCCACCCTGCTCCCCGCGCTCGACCGTGACCAGGCCCTGGAGGTCACCTCCATCCATTCGGTCGCCGGCACTCTCCCACCCGGTCGTCCCCTGCTGGAGCACGCACCGTTCGTGGCTCCCCACCACACCGCCACCGTGGCCGCCGTCATCGGCGGCGGCAGCACCGTGGTCCGTCCCGGAGCCGTCTCCCTGGCACACCGAGGGGTCCTCTTCCTGGACGAAGCCCCCGAGTACCCTGCCCGCGTCCTCGACTCCCTGCGGCAACCCCTCGAATCAGGCCAGGTCACCGTGGCACGAGCCGCGGTGACGGTCACGTTCCCCGCTCGCTTCCTGCTGGTGCTGGCGGCCAACCCTTGTCCCTGCGCAGAGCCGTCCACGCCGGAGAACCCCTGCCGGTGCACTCCAAGTGAGCGTCGCCGTTACCTGGCCCGCCTGTCAGGCCCGCTCCTCGACCGCGTCGACGTCAAGGTGCGTCTCACCAGGTCGACCAGACGCGAACTTCTGGCGGACCGTCAGTTCATCGAGACGAGCGCGACCGTCGCGGCGCGAGTGCTCACCGCCAGAGAGAACACGGCCAAACGCCTGGCCGGCACTCCATGGCGATGCAATGCCGAGGTCCCCTCCCAAGCCCTGCACGGCCGCTTCCGGCTCCCGTCCCCGGCGATGTCCCCTCTCTACCGCTGCCTGGACACCGGTGAACTCAGCGCACGAGGCCTGGATCGCGTTCTCCGAATCGCCTGGAGTCTCGCCGACCTGACCGGCAAGCCCCAGCCGGAGCTCACCGAGACCACCACCGCGCTGGCCATGTGGACCGGCCTCGAATGACCCCACGACCACCTCGTTCAACTCAGGCTCCCGACCACGAAACGGCACTCACCGCATGCTCACTCACCCGATGTCCGCCACACCGACGTCCTCGTCCGACGCTTCCTCCGTCCCGCCGCCGGAGACCCCGGCGGACGTGTCGCCGTTGCTCGCCACGAAGCACTCATCCGATTCATCCGCAGAGGACGAGACCTCTGCGGGTTCGCCATGTGACTTAAGGAAAGCCCTCGTCGCGGTCCCGGTGGTGGATTCATCGGTGGTCGAGGTTCCTGAAGATATGGCGGGGTGCGCGGTGAGGCTGGCGCGGGTGGCGTTGATGCGGATAGCGGACGCCGGTGATCCGCTCATGGGGCAGCTGGTCGCACGGTACGGAGCGGAGGAGGCACTCGCGCAGGTGCGGGAAGGCCGGCTCGGTCCTGGCTTCGTCGCGGAGATCGCCGCAAGGCGAGGCAAGCCGATCGACTGCGAGCGGCGCCTCGCCGCCTGGCGAGCCCGCCTGCCTTACGTCGACGCCGAGGCCGATCTGGCCCGGGGTGAGGAGCTCGGTGCGCGTCTCGTGGTTCCTGGGGATGTGGAGTGGCCGACCCAGCTCGACGACCTCCACCACGAACGTCCCCTCGGCCTGTGGCTCCACGGAAGCGCCGACCTGCGCTTCGCCTGTCTCCGGTCGGTGTCGATCGTGGGTTCACGGGCCGCGACCCCCTACGGCGTCCACGTCGCCGCGGAACTGGCCGCCGGGCTCAGCGAAGCCGGCTGGACGATCGTCTCCGGTGGCGCCTACGGCATCGACGCGGCGGCGCACCGCGGAGCACTGGCCGGGGTGGCGGAGACCATCGCGGTGCTGGCGTGCGGCACAGACGTCGCGTACCCCGCGGGAAACCACGGACTGTTCGAAGGCATGCGGGCCCGGGGCCTGTTGGTCAGCGAATGTCCGCCGGGAGTTCGTCCGACCCGGATCAGGTTCCTCGTACGCAACCGCCTGATCGCCGCCCTGACCCGGGGCACCGTGGTGGTGGAGGCCGCCATCCGCAGCGGTGCTCTGAGCACCGCGGGCCACGCCGTCAAGCTGAGCCGGCATGTGGCGGCCGTCCCCGGCCCTGTCACCTCCGGCAACTCGATCGGCTGTCACCGCCTCATCCGCCGCGCGGAAGCCGTGTGCGTCACCACGACACACGAGGTGATCGAACTGATGGCCGCTATAGGGGATGACCTGAGCCCAGAGCCGCGTGCCCCGGTCCTGCCGAGAGACCGATTGGACGCCGAGTCCCGGAGCATCCTGGAAGCCGTTCCTTCCCGCTCCGGCGCCGGACCCGCCACCATCGCCGTCTCCGCCGGGGTCGACCTGATGACCACTCTCAGCCACTTGGGTGTCCTGGCCGCCGCGGGCTACGTGGAACGCACCGACCACGGCTGGCGCCTTCGCCGAAGCACCTGAGCCGTCTCCACTGCGCACCACCGCTATGGCGGGACCGTCGGCTTGTCCTCATGCGGACATGGCTATGGAGGTGTCAGAGATTTTCGAGGTCCGGGATCGGAAGGAGTGAGGCATGGAGAAATGACGAATGGTGGTGTGCTGATTTCCGGAGGCATCCGTTCATATGACGGCCATGAAAGAGACTCAGCTCCGATTCTCGCGGTCCGTGCCTCTGGAGGTGATCCTCGCGGTTCTCTCAGGCGTCCGACCGGGGGCATTCAGACCGGTCGTGCGGACCGTACCGACTGTCGCGTCGTGGTCGCTGGGCTCGTCAGCGCGCCTGTGCGGGGCCGTGCGGGGCCGTGCGGGACAGCGCGGGGCCGTGCGGGACAGCGCGGGACAGCGCGGGACAGAGTATGCGGTGTGTATCGCGTCCTGGTCGCGGGTTCTTCGCGGTCCGATGGGCCGGTGGTGTGGGCCGTGTGCGGTGCCGCAGGTTTGTCGCGGTCCAGGCCGGTCGGTGGTGCGGGGTCTCGCGGGTGGCGTCTGGTCGTGGTCTCCTGACGTGGGCTTTTCGCGACCTAGGTGGTGTGGCGCTGCGAGGGGTCTGTTCTGGTCGGTGGGTTGGGGAGTCGTCAATCGGGGCGGTGTGGGACGGTTCGGTGGGCCGGCGGGGGATCTGGGTGGGGCTTGGGGCGGGGGTCAGTCCCAGGTGGTGCCGGTGGTGGAGGCGGGGACGGTGGCGGCGAGGGCGGAGGCGGAGTCCCAGGTGGTGCCGTCGGTGGAGGCGGGGGGAGTGTCCCAGGTGGTGCCGTTGTCACCGGTGGGGGCGGCGTCCCAGGTGGTGCCGGAGCCGGCGGCGAGGATGTGGGTGGTGGACGTGGCGTCCCAGGTGGTGCCGGCGACGGGGGAGGGGGCGTCCCAGGTGGTGCCGGTGCCGGCGGAGATCCCGAGAGCGATCGCGAAGGAAATGGCGCCGGTGACAAGAGCGGTCGAGACCTTGATGGTGAAGAAGTTGCGGTCGGCCGGGGTGGTGGCGAGAGAAATCATTTCATTTCGCTTTCTCGGGTGTGCTTTGCTCTGCACGACCAACTTTGCGGTTTCTGCCACCCGCGAACCAGATGAAACCGAGTCAGCAAGCTGCAGTGGCGTGACCGCTTCCTGCCAGCCCCGCCAGGCCTATGCCGGAACCGGTACACCGGCTTCATGAACCCGCTGGTCAAAGGCATGATCACCGCTGCTGTCCGATAGCTGTCACGGGCCCTGAGGAGGTGTCGTGGCAGGGCCGATGAGAGCACTCCAGCGGGGTAGGAGCCGCACCTGTCCTCGTGCGAGCAGAAGCAGAGGGTCGAGGTAGCGGTCGGAGATCAATCCCCAGTGGAGGCAGGTGGCAGGACAGTGCGCCGGATGGTCCTCGACGACTCCGATCACGGTCTCCGGCGTTACTCGCTGTCCTGGCCGGACCATGGGACGGACCGGGAGGTACGTGGTGCGCAGGCCACCGGTGTGAACGATCGAGACCACACCGCGGTCGGCGAGTCGCCCCGCGTATCTCACTGTTCCTGGACCGGCGGCGTGGACCGGCTGACCTGTCCTGGCCTTGAGGTCCACTCCGCGGTGGCCGCGCAGCCAGGGGTGGAGCGGCGGCGCGAAGGAACGGCCGACGTCGGGCTCGCCGTCCAGGGGTGATCGCCAGCGGATGCCTCGTGGTGGATCGTCGCTCCGGTCCCCTCGGCCCCCACCGTCGGTGCGGCTCGGTTGTGGCGGCGCGGCGGACGCGGCGACTCGGGGGACGGAGGACGGCGCGGCGAGCATGCAGAGAGCGAGAAGCAGGCCGGGGAGTGGTGCGACCGCGCACAGCGAGGTGCGCGACCTCGTGGAGACCGAGGGGGTGGGACCTGGAGGTGTGGAGATCGAGGGGGTGGGACCTGGAGGTGTGGAGATCGAGGGGGTGGGACGTGGAGGTGTGGAGATCGAGACTGTGGAGATTGAGGCTGTGGAGACCGGCGGTGTGGACTCTGGTGGCGTGGGGACCGGGGGTTCGGAGACTGAGGGTTCGGAGACCAGGGGTGTGGAGACCGGGAGTGCGGAATCCGGAGATGTGAGGACCGGGGGTTCGGCGTATTGCGGCGGGGTCACACATGGGGGCGGCGGTAGCGGTGATGTGGAGCCGCCAGGTGGCGAGGGTTCCGCGTGCGGTCGGGGAGTTCCGTCCGCTGAGTGCGATGTGAGGGTCCGGGAGATCACGGGTGACGGGGGATCGTTGAGCGGTGAGCGAAGTGTGAGGGAGAAGGCGGCCGGGAGTGATGCGTTCTCGGTCGGTGACGGCGTGGCTTGAGGTGGGGGGTTCGGGTGCATGAAGACAGGGTCGCGCGTGCGGAGCGGAGGCGGGGGGCCGAAAGTGGTTCTGTGGACAAGTGCCGTGGGGCTGGAGGCCGGTGATGGTGCGTGAGGTCATCGACGAGCTTGGTCGTGGGGTTGGAGTGGCGCTTCCGCCGGTGCGTGTCGTGGCGGACGAGATGCCGTCCCCTCGTACGGCGTTCCGTGTCGTGATGGCTGCGACGGCCGTGGTGGGGGCCGCCACCGCGGCCGTCGGGCTTCTCGCACGGCAGCGCCACGGAGGGGAACTCGATGTTCAGGTGGACGCACGCGAGGCATGGGCCGCGTTTCTCGACGAGCGGTACTTCCAGGTCGACGGGGTCAGGCCGGCGGTGTGGGGGGACCTGTCCGGTGATTACCGCACGGCGGACGGGTGGGTGAGGCTCCACTGCAACTTCGGCCATCACAGGGACGCCGCGCTTCGCGCGCTCGGTCTCGGCCCAGGGGCCGGCCGAGCGGAGGTCGAGGCGGCGTGCGGAC
The window above is part of the Sphaerisporangium rubeum genome. Proteins encoded here:
- the dprA gene encoding DNA-processing protein DprA, translated to MRIADAGDPLMGQLVARYGAEEALAQVREGRLGPGFVAEIAARRGKPIDCERRLAAWRARLPYVDAEADLARGEELGARLVVPGDVEWPTQLDDLHHERPLGLWLHGSADLRFACLRSVSIVGSRAATPYGVHVAAELAAGLSEAGWTIVSGGAYGIDAAAHRGALAGVAETIAVLACGTDVAYPAGNHGLFEGMRARGLLVSECPPGVRPTRIRFLVRNRLIAALTRGTVVVEAAIRSGALSTAGHAVKLSRHVAAVPGPVTSGNSIGCHRLIRRAEAVCVTTTHEVIELMAAIGDDLSPEPRAPVLPRDRLDAESRSILEAVPSRSGAGPATIAVSAGVDLMTTLSHLGVLAAAGYVERTDHGWRLRRST
- a CDS encoding M23 family metallopeptidase, producing MLAAPSSVPRVAASAAPPQPSRTDGGGRGDRSDDPPRGIRWRSPLDGEPDVGRSFAPPLHPWLRGHRGVDLKARTGQPVHAAGPGTVRYAGRLADRGVVSIVHTGGLRTTYLPVRPMVRPGQRVTPETVIGVVEDHPAHCPATCLHWGLISDRYLDPLLLLARGQVRLLPRWSALIGPATTPPQGP
- a CDS encoding YraN family protein, which translates into the protein MAEIHELGKHGERLAVDFLTAAGLKILERNWRCDGGEIDILASEGSVLVVVEVKTRSGRSHGTAFESVTRAKFGRLRALAGKWLSTQSRWFSAIRIDVVAIERFAGEFVLRHERGVS
- a CDS encoding YifB family Mg chelatase-like AAA ATPase; this encodes MAVARTRSVALVGVSGHVVEVEADVGHGLAGVSLIGMLDTALSEARDRVRSAVVNSRYPWPDARVTISLFPASLPKRGSIFDLAIAVALIGAAGLVPRRHLSQPFFIGELGLDGTLRPVRGVLPAVVAAAEAGARTVVVPMANAAEAALVPDVRVIPVPTLAELIESMRTSDPARLTSLDGIPDPLPLPPQAFQPATPAAPASDQIARPPDLADVAGQAVARRALEVCAAGGHNLWMLGQPGTGKTMLAERLPTLLPALDRDQALEVTSIHSVAGTLPPGRPLLEHAPFVAPHHTATVAAVIGGGSTVVRPGAVSLAHRGVLFLDEAPEYPARVLDSLRQPLESGQVTVARAAVTVTFPARFLLVLAANPCPCAEPSTPENPCRCTPSERRRYLARLSGPLLDRVDVKVRLTRSTRRELLADRQFIETSATVAARVLTARENTAKRLAGTPWRCNAEVPSQALHGRFRLPSPAMSPLYRCLDTGELSARGLDRVLRIAWSLADLTGKPQPELTETTTALAMWTGLE